The DNA segment AATTGATACCAGATCTATTTCCTCGAACATTCTTATAGTATTGTGCAACTGCAATTAAATCATCTTCTTTATCAACATTTAATCCGATATCTTTAGCAAGTGGGCGTACAAGTTCTTTCCAACTAACATATCCCGAGCTTCTGGATAACCCAGCACCTGCGAATACAGCAGCATAACCTTCTGATACGGCTCTAGTATATTCCCGTATAAATTCTTCTATAGTTGCTATTTTAATGCACTCCTTGTTCTCAAATTATAAAATGCTAGTAAAATTATTTTTCTAAAAGCCATTCTTTGAAAGAGGTTATATAGGTACCATCTTTTTTATCAGTAAAAATATAATATCCTTTTGGAACAAAGTTTCCATCAATATCAGTTTCAGACCCATCAAAAAACGTAATATAAGGATAAATAGACATATACTCCGAGCCTTTATAACTCCAATCAGATGTTTCTGCCGGCTTCATAGGAAACAAGGCAATATTTTTTTCGAACTTTTTTGCGTCACCAAAACCTAATTCCCAATTACACCATTTTGATTCAATAGCTCCATTTGTAGCAAGTAATATAAACTTGTCGCAATCATTAATTCTTTTTTTTATTCTTGAAGCTGTTTCTCCAGATGTAATTGTTGGGAGTGAAGGATCTTTACTATCAATGTAAACTTTCACATCAAAATTTTTTTCCAAAAATCCTAATATATCTTTAAGATTTTCTAGTTCATCATGCTTATGTGAAATAAAAATTGTAGTTTTAGTTTCTGAGAACTGATAGCTTTTTTTTATTGATGCTCTTGCTTCATTTAAATTATGTTGAGAATAATTCTTAAATTCGCCTTGTTCGAATATCTTTTTCATAACTATCTCCTTTTATTTAATATAATGCAAATTTACGGAATAATTTATTATATTAAGGAAAAAAATAAAAAATATGTTATTTTAATTATAACACTTCTCAATAATAAGTATAATATAGGTGGAAATTATAGTTAGTTTAAAGGAGAGAAAATTAATGTTTTATCGAAACTCTAAGAAAGAAAAATTACTATATGAGCTTTCTTTTTACAAACAAGAAATAAAAGAGCTTTCTTATTATAAAAAAATAGTTGAACAACAGAGAGTTAACGATAAACGTTGTAAAGAGCATCATAAGCATATTCTAGAAGGAACTAACCATATAGTCATTGATCAATTGGATATCACAAATGTTACTGCAATTTATATCTATAAGTTAGATTGTCCAGCTGAGCAATGGATGTTTGATCTAGGATTCAGTCTTCAATATGAAAGTTTTGCAACT comes from the Carnobacterium sp. 17-4 genome and includes:
- a CDS encoding toll/interleukin-1 receptor domain-containing protein, with protein sequence MKKIFEQGEFKNYSQHNLNEARASIKKSYQFSETKTTIFISHKHDELENLKDILGFLEKNFDVKVYIDSKDPSLPTITSGETASRIKKRINDCDKFILLATNGAIESKWCNWELGFGDAKKFEKNIALFPMKPAETSDWSYKGSEYMSIYPYITFFDGSETDIDGNFVPKGYYIFTDKKDGTYITSFKEWLLEK